One genomic region from Candidatus Nitrosopumilus koreensis AR1 encodes:
- a CDS encoding M57 family metalloprotease produces the protein MLFIIILSTQSITGSSFAQTNEDPEVMFNEATEFFSNGNYNQAIAIYDEILEIAPNNISTLKMKGIAHSNMGDHKKSLEQFFIILQHRPNDVIALTGMGVGFGNLGEYQESISYFEKALKEKPNSIVIKNYKEFVDKVISKYPYTPTEKPEGLEKQPISSIPDWVKPIAKWWSTDSIDDSEFVSALLYMINNKIIQIPPVETQSVSEEKIPEWIKNNAGWWADSQIDDEAFIQGIQYMIENGLIVIKIEETSQKTQEELDHEYYLFTKYLRDISNNISKEKRYIEYPNPSQDVIKKFLRDYVKWNFEEEAKNASSSFPDPTYEIVNGTYIIHYKVFINEQPTGLPLNHVNTLSNSFAFWEEQELSTNDQKAKMKFEVTDLKHEANVWVTWVVRNIGDGVLGHAHLGKGVVEVTLGDYNCDGSFQLYDVNSVETIMTHELGHSIGLKHVQDKTSIMYPSFTPSYAYCLLS, from the coding sequence ATGTTATTTATCATAATACTTAGCACACAAAGCATCACAGGAAGTTCATTTGCTCAGACAAATGAAGACCCAGAAGTAATGTTTAATGAGGCAACTGAGTTTTTTTCTAATGGAAATTACAATCAAGCTATAGCAATTTATGACGAGATATTAGAAATTGCACCAAACAACATCTCTACGCTAAAGATGAAAGGGATAGCACATAGTAACATGGGAGACCACAAAAAATCTTTAGAACAATTTTTTATTATTTTACAACATAGACCAAATGACGTAATAGCGTTAACTGGAATGGGTGTAGGATTTGGCAATTTAGGAGAATATCAAGAATCAATATCATATTTTGAAAAAGCCCTCAAAGAGAAACCAAATAGTATAGTGATTAAAAATTACAAAGAATTTGTTGACAAGGTAATTTCAAAATATCCATATACACCTACAGAAAAACCTGAAGGATTAGAAAAACAACCAATATCATCCATACCAGATTGGGTAAAGCCAATAGCAAAATGGTGGTCTACAGATAGTATTGATGATTCAGAATTTGTTTCAGCATTACTATATATGATTAATAATAAAATAATCCAAATTCCACCAGTAGAAACTCAAAGTGTTTCTGAAGAAAAAATACCAGAATGGATAAAAAATAATGCAGGATGGTGGGCAGATAGTCAAATTGATGATGAGGCATTTATTCAAGGCATACAATACATGATAGAAAATGGACTAATTGTAATCAAAATTGAAGAGACATCACAGAAAACACAAGAAGAGTTAGATCATGAATATTATTTATTTACAAAATATCTCAGAGATATTTCCAATAACATATCAAAGGAAAAAAGATACATAGAATATCCAAATCCCAGTCAAGATGTAATCAAAAAATTCCTCAGAGATTACGTAAAATGGAATTTTGAAGAAGAAGCTAAAAATGCATCAAGTAGCTTCCCAGATCCAACATATGAAATTGTTAATGGAACATATATCATACATTACAAAGTTTTCATTAATGAACAGCCTACAGGGCTACCTTTGAATCACGTTAACACATTAAGCAATTCATTTGCATTTTGGGAAGAACAAGAATTATCAACAAATGATCAAAAAGCAAAAATGAAATTCGAAGTAACAGATTTGAAACATGAAGCAAATGTTTGGGTAACATGGGTAGTCCGAAATATAGGAGACGGTGTTTTAGGACATGCACATCTTGGAAAAGGAGTGGTAGAAGTTACGTTAGGCGATTATAATTGTGACGGGAGTTTTCAATTGTATGACGTAAATAGTGTAGAGACAATCATGACTCATGAGCTTGGTCATTCTATAGGTTTGAAACATGTCCAAGATAAAACAAGTATAATGTATCCATCATTTACGCCATCATATGCATATTGTCTACTTAGCTAA
- a CDS encoding alpha/beta fold hydrolase: MIAKLTKTYLLMIIEAKIVNEKFLQIDGNKIRYLESGNSKKTLVLIHGLGASAERWERVMPIFAEKFRVVIPDLIGFGYSDKPLADYTIDFFSNFLEQFFLSANIKCPYLIGSSLGGQISAEFTASHPNDVDKLILVSPSGVMKQSTPALDAYIMAALYPNEQNAKNAFEMMEGSGESVDQKIVDGFIKRMQLPNAKLAFMSTILGLKNSEVITKKLSSIMTQTMLIWGSDDPVIPIQYADDFISSLKDCRFVRMDGCGHTPYVQDPLVFSEKVLDFLGVN, translated from the coding sequence ATGATCGCAAAATTAACTAAAACTTATCTACTGATGATAATTGAAGCTAAAATCGTGAATGAAAAATTTCTTCAAATTGATGGCAATAAGATTCGTTATTTGGAATCTGGAAATTCTAAAAAAACTTTAGTTCTTATTCATGGTTTGGGGGCCTCTGCTGAAAGATGGGAACGGGTAATGCCTATTTTTGCAGAAAAATTTCGTGTAGTAATTCCTGATCTAATTGGCTTTGGATATAGCGATAAACCCCTTGCTGATTATACTATAGACTTTTTTTCGAATTTTCTTGAACAATTCTTTTTGTCTGCAAACATCAAATGTCCTTATTTGATAGGTTCTTCTTTAGGTGGCCAAATTTCTGCTGAATTCACTGCATCTCACCCAAATGATGTTGATAAACTCATCTTGGTATCTCCTTCTGGGGTGATGAAACAATCAACTCCTGCACTTGATGCCTATATCATGGCTGCATTGTATCCTAATGAACAAAATGCAAAAAATGCATTTGAAATGATGGAAGGATCTGGTGAAAGTGTAGATCAAAAAATTGTTGATGGTTTTATCAAAAGAATGCAATTGCCCAATGCAAAACTTGCATTCATGTCTACTATTCTTGGTTTAAAAAATTCCGAAGTTATAACAAAAAAACTATCTTCTATCATGACTCAAACCATGTTGATTTGGGGCAGTGATGATCCTGTGATCCCAATTCAATATGCTGATGATTTTATTTCATCTCTTAAGGACTGTCGTTTTGTCAGAATGGATGGGTGTGGCCATACTCCATATGTTCAAGATCCACTTGTTTTTTCTGAAAAGGTCCTGGATTTTTTAGGAGTTAATTAG
- a CDS encoding DUF6659 family protein — MSNSEGALKLYGEKCSKLLEESEIRFAGIVDKDGQLISGGFKEGLIPHEGDETRLQSFLEFVSKASIRKEYDESLGPINYLAARRDKAVLVSFPFPITQILLLISAEPTANIENLAKKVVEIFTDVN, encoded by the coding sequence ATGTCTAATTCTGAAGGTGCTTTGAAACTATATGGTGAAAAATGCAGCAAACTACTTGAAGAATCTGAGATCCGCTTTGCAGGAATTGTTGATAAAGACGGCCAATTGATATCTGGAGGTTTCAAAGAAGGATTAATCCCTCATGAAGGTGATGAAACACGATTGCAGTCATTCTTAGAATTTGTATCAAAGGCATCCATCAGAAAAGAATATGATGAAAGTTTGGGGCCTATCAATTATCTTGCAGCAAGACGAGATAAGGCAGTTTTAGTTAGTTTCCCTTTTCCTATTACACAAATCTTATTGTTAATTTCTGCTGAACCTACTGCTAATATTGAGAACTTGGCAAAAAAAGTGGTTGAGATTTTCACTGATGTAAATTAA
- a CDS encoding phosphoribosyltransferase, with the protein MLYQEVDWSEIEYLVKNVSKKILKLPRSFPSITTLSRGGLVPARLIADQLGIKKIHVDKKRISSNSLFVDDIFDTGNTFDDLIKKVDVPSKFVYVTLFARRGKKYPTQLVYAKKTNNDAYVVFPWDKLEFERSQK; encoded by the coding sequence ATGTTGTATCAAGAAGTAGATTGGAGTGAAATTGAATATCTTGTAAAAAACGTCTCTAAAAAAATTTTGAAATTGCCTCGGTCTTTTCCAAGTATTACTACTCTAAGCAGAGGCGGTCTTGTTCCTGCGCGTTTAATTGCAGACCAGTTGGGAATCAAAAAAATACATGTTGACAAAAAGAGGATATCTTCTAATTCCTTGTTTGTTGATGATATCTTTGACACGGGAAATACATTTGATGACTTAATCAAAAAAGTAGATGTTCCTTCAAAATTTGTTTATGTGACACTGTTTGCAAGGCGTGGAAAAAAATATCCTACACAATTAGTTTATGCTAAAAAAACTAACAATGATGCATATGTTGTGTTTCCTTGGGATAAATTAGAATTTGAAAGATCTCAGAAATGA
- the msrA gene encoding peptide-methionine (S)-S-oxide reductase MsrA, translating into MKATFGAGCFWHVEDLLSKTKGVKSTQVGYIGGNLPNPTYEEVCTDRTGHAEAVEVEYDPNEISYEELLDVFWKNHNPTTLNRQGPDVGIQYRSAIFYHDEEQKIIAEKSKQQLDSSGKYDLPIVTEITPAPTFYKAEEYHQKYFKKNGF; encoded by the coding sequence TTGAAAGCAACATTTGGTGCAGGATGTTTTTGGCATGTTGAAGATTTGCTTAGCAAAACAAAGGGTGTAAAATCTACACAAGTTGGCTATATTGGAGGTAACTTGCCAAATCCTACTTATGAAGAAGTATGTACTGACAGAACAGGTCATGCTGAAGCAGTTGAAGTTGAATATGATCCTAATGAAATTTCATATGAAGAATTATTAGATGTTTTTTGGAAAAATCACAATCCTACAACTTTGAATCGTCAAGGTCCTGATGTTGGAATACAATACCGCTCTGCAATTTTTTATCATGATGAAGAACAAAAAATAATTGCAGAAAAATCAAAACAACAACTAGATTCTTCTGGAAAATATGACTTGCCAATAGTTACTGAAATTACTCCTGCCCCTACATTTTACAAAGCAGAAGAATACCATCAAAAGTATTTCAAAAAGAACGGATTTTAA
- the phaC gene encoding class III poly(R)-hydroxyalkanoic acid synthase subunit PhaC, whose amino-acid sequence MQSESNIDPKIIEEILKFSKNVIDAPKLVAAPDEISLEVTPHDIVQQMDKTRLLHYRPITDKQHKTPLLISYALINRFHILDIQPEKSWVRNLLQQGFDVYMLDWGTPTSMDKYLDFDDYVNGYLDAYVEYIKNETSTEKISLQGYCTGATIATAYASLHPESVKNYIATAPVIDGWRDTTVISNLAKHMDVDKMVEVIGNMPPEFMYYCFSVLKPFEQGIEKYVNFFKNIENKKFVDSFLRVEKWLGDTPPIPGELFRQWIKDIYQDNLLIQNKMHIEGQLVDLKKIDMPIFTQVAVGDHLVSPECSMPLHYAVGSEDKTLRMYPTGHVGMIASSLSQKKVLPELGQWLSERS is encoded by the coding sequence ATGCAAAGTGAATCAAATATAGATCCAAAAATCATTGAAGAGATTTTAAAATTTAGTAAAAATGTAATTGATGCACCAAAACTAGTGGCAGCCCCTGACGAGATTAGTTTGGAAGTAACCCCACATGACATTGTGCAACAAATGGATAAAACTCGTTTATTGCATTACAGACCAATTACCGATAAACAACATAAAACTCCTTTATTGATTTCATATGCATTAATTAACAGATTCCATATTTTGGACATACAGCCAGAAAAGAGTTGGGTTAGAAATCTACTTCAACAAGGATTTGATGTGTATATGCTAGACTGGGGAACACCAACAAGCATGGACAAGTATTTGGATTTTGATGATTATGTTAATGGGTATTTAGATGCATATGTAGAATATATTAAAAATGAAACATCTACTGAAAAAATTTCATTACAAGGATATTGTACAGGAGCAACAATTGCCACAGCATATGCATCACTACATCCAGAAAGTGTCAAAAATTACATTGCAACTGCTCCTGTAATTGATGGTTGGAGAGACACCACAGTAATCAGCAATCTAGCAAAGCATATGGATGTGGATAAAATGGTAGAAGTTATCGGGAACATGCCCCCAGAATTCATGTATTATTGTTTTTCAGTGCTCAAACCGTTTGAACAAGGTATTGAAAAATATGTCAATTTCTTCAAAAACATTGAAAATAAGAAATTTGTAGATAGTTTCCTCAGAGTAGAAAAATGGTTAGGAGACACACCACCAATCCCAGGAGAATTATTCAGACAGTGGATAAAAGATATCTATCAAGATAATTTGCTCATTCAAAATAAGATGCACATAGAGGGTCAGTTAGTAGATTTGAAGAAAATAGACATGCCAATATTCACACAAGTTGCAGTAGGAGATCATCTAGTTTCACCTGAATGTAGTATGCCACTTCATTATGCAGTTGGAAGTGAAGATAAAACATTGAGAATGTATCCAACAGGTCATGTTGGAATGATTGCAAGTTCATTATCTCAGAAAAAGGTATTACCTGAGCTTGGACAATGGCTATCTGAAAGATCATAA
- a CDS encoding universal stress protein — protein MIKKKISKILVPLDGSKNSQRGLEMAITLARECEAIITGVFSINVPSHSEFRGVGSVEKSFNEEVKKIMEEAKTLSAKNGIVFKERLMKGDPGYNIIKLAQGNEKFDMIVIGSRGRSSTKELFFGSVSNYVIHAAKIPVVVVK, from the coding sequence GTGATAAAGAAGAAAATCTCAAAAATCCTTGTGCCGCTTGATGGATCAAAGAATTCCCAAAGAGGTTTAGAAATGGCTATCACGTTAGCTAGGGAGTGTGAAGCTATAATCACAGGAGTATTCTCAATAAATGTACCATCGCATTCAGAATTCAGAGGTGTAGGATCTGTGGAAAAATCGTTCAATGAAGAAGTAAAAAAAATCATGGAAGAGGCAAAGACATTATCGGCCAAAAATGGCATTGTGTTCAAAGAGAGATTAATGAAAGGAGATCCTGGATACAATATCATAAAACTCGCACAAGGTAATGAAAAATTTGACATGATAGTAATAGGATCAAGAGGAAGGAGTTCTACAAAAGAACTATTCTTTGGAAGCGTATCAAATTACGTCATACATGCAGCAAAGATTCCAGTTGTTGTCGTAAAATAA
- a CDS encoding transcription initiation factor IIB, which yields MLRNTMITGSKCPACGDKKMITDENTGELFCGKCGFVVSDKIADTGAEWRSFSNDEGNKARTGAGTSLTMHDMGLSTVIGAANKDSTGKPLSASVKSSIERLRTWDSRSQAHSSADRNLRQALNEMDKLKDKLALTDAVIEKAAYIYRKAMEKKLVRGRSIQGLVAACLYASCRNTETPRTLDDVAKGINIRRKDVARCYRLIFRELELKMPVVDPVKGVSRIASIAELSEKSKRKAIAILNEAKKMGVVAGKDPMGIAAAALYLACISTGEVKSQKDISIASGVTEVTIRNRCAGLRKMINN from the coding sequence ATGCTTAGAAATACAATGATTACAGGTTCAAAATGTCCAGCCTGCGGCGATAAAAAAATGATCACCGATGAAAATACAGGGGAATTGTTTTGTGGAAAGTGTGGATTTGTTGTTTCAGATAAGATTGCAGATACAGGTGCAGAGTGGCGTTCTTTTTCAAATGATGAAGGTAACAAAGCAAGAACAGGTGCAGGAACTTCCCTTACAATGCATGATATGGGGCTATCAACGGTAATAGGAGCTGCAAACAAAGACTCTACAGGAAAACCATTATCTGCAAGTGTAAAAAGTTCGATTGAAAGGCTAAGAACATGGGACAGTAGAAGTCAAGCTCATTCATCAGCAGACAGGAATCTAAGACAGGCACTAAATGAGATGGACAAACTAAAAGACAAATTAGCATTAACAGATGCAGTTATTGAAAAAGCAGCCTACATTTACAGAAAGGCAATGGAGAAAAAACTTGTCAGAGGACGTTCAATTCAAGGATTAGTAGCAGCATGCCTTTATGCATCATGTAGAAATACTGAAACCCCAAGAACGCTGGATGACGTAGCAAAAGGAATCAACATTAGAAGAAAAGATGTTGCAAGATGTTATAGATTGATTTTTAGAGAATTGGAATTAAAAATGCCAGTAGTTGATCCTGTTAAAGGAGTATCTAGAATTGCAAGTATCGCAGAGCTAAGTGAGAAAAGTAAACGTAAAGCAATTGCCATTTTAAATGAAGCAAAAAAGATGGGAGTAGTTGCAGGCAAAGATCCAATGGGGATAGCAGCTGCTGCATTATATCTTGCATGTATTAGTACTGGAGAAGTAAAATCACAAAAAGACATATCCATAGCATCAGGAGTAACAGAAGTTACAATCAGAAACAGATGTGCAGGATTGAGAAAAATGATTAACAATTAA
- a CDS encoding AbrB/MazE/SpoVT family DNA-binding domain-containing protein: protein MNGNTNQYDPTEMFKDWIQKSGRAQAEFIKNFGALMTNQTNKTFNPLDTLKEVSENTRQAQSNLMDNMSSMQNKSMDTMFSIGQMLPSFMNWGAYKTTISSNGRISIPEAERNALGLGEGDLVQVIVLPIAKKSKAREVKN, encoded by the coding sequence ATGAATGGTAATACAAACCAATATGATCCTACAGAAATGTTCAAAGACTGGATCCAAAAAAGTGGACGTGCACAAGCAGAGTTCATAAAAAATTTTGGTGCTTTAATGACTAACCAAACTAACAAAACATTCAATCCCTTAGATACACTCAAAGAAGTTTCTGAAAATACTAGGCAGGCCCAATCAAATTTGATGGACAATATGTCATCTATGCAAAACAAAAGCATGGACACAATGTTTAGCATTGGACAAATGCTTCCATCTTTTATGAATTGGGGTGCATACAAAACCACCATTAGTAGTAATGGTAGAATTTCGATCCCAGAGGCAGAACGTAATGCCCTAGGATTAGGCGAAGGTGACTTGGTTCAAGTCATTGTTCTTCCAATAGCAAAAAAATCAAAAGCTAGGGAGGTGAAAAATTGA
- a CDS encoding methyltransferase domain-containing protein — translation MDVFLWTFRRNEKDTVNLYNVLSPVMQLATGGSMLNFGYWSSNNCDPLSAQENLCMVFADLAELSSAKHVVDVGSGLSAPSHLWQQKFPNIFLYDVNINYSQLYSGKKQKIEFLNSTSTKLPFVNNSVDRVLALESAQHFKPLSDFIVESKRILLDSGLLVMAIPVTLGNSSLKDLGMLKFTWSSEHYSLDAVREILDSCEFVIKNEQLIGKFVYEPLADYYLKNREHLKKSILKEYPNYVENILYKSIVKMKSASEKRIIDYVILKCTPKTTR, via the coding sequence TTGGATGTATTTTTGTGGACTTTTCGTAGAAATGAAAAGGATACTGTAAATCTTTACAATGTATTATCACCTGTAATGCAACTTGCAACTGGCGGCTCTATGCTAAATTTTGGATATTGGTCATCAAATAACTGTGATCCACTCTCTGCTCAGGAAAATCTCTGTATGGTTTTTGCAGATCTTGCTGAACTTTCATCTGCAAAACATGTTGTTGATGTAGGAAGTGGGTTGTCTGCTCCTTCTCATCTCTGGCAACAAAAATTTCCAAATATTTTTTTGTATGATGTAAACATTAACTATTCTCAACTGTACTCTGGAAAGAAACAAAAAATTGAATTTTTAAACTCTACATCTACAAAACTTCCATTTGTAAACAATTCTGTAGATCGTGTTTTGGCATTAGAGTCTGCACAACACTTCAAACCTCTTTCTGATTTTATTGTTGAGTCAAAAAGAATCCTGTTGGATTCTGGATTACTCGTGATGGCAATTCCTGTAACTTTGGGAAATTCTTCTCTCAAAGATTTAGGCATGTTGAAATTTACTTGGTCTTCAGAACATTATTCATTAGACGCTGTACGAGAGATATTGGATTCCTGTGAATTTGTAATTAAAAACGAACAACTAATTGGTAAATTTGTATATGAACCTCTTGCAGATTATTATCTTAAAAATAGAGAACACTTGAAAAAATCTATCTTAAAAGAATATCCAAATTATGTTGAAAATATTTTATACAAATCAATTGTTAAAATGAAAAGCGCATCTGAGAAAAGAATAATTGATTATGTTATTCTAAAATGTACTCCAAAAACTACACGATGA
- a CDS encoding DUF6659 family protein: MENIEELEKICQKITKLDSKMRSARFINSRGHLMAGGMKKGLLSLEAQKQDEMMFMELALRVRMRHEFDKEFGEVHFSMSYRDKVIVMSFPLSNDDVLLVSCEKETDFGKIPFKILKIIEPLKKTPMKTF; this comes from the coding sequence ATGGAAAACATTGAAGAACTAGAGAAAATCTGCCAAAAAATAACAAAATTAGATTCTAAAATGCGTTCAGCTAGATTCATCAATAGTAGAGGACATCTTATGGCTGGTGGAATGAAAAAGGGGTTGCTTTCACTTGAGGCTCAGAAACAAGACGAAATGATGTTTATGGAATTAGCATTACGTGTTAGGATGAGACACGAGTTTGATAAAGAATTTGGAGAGGTTCACTTCTCAATGTCTTATCGTGATAAAGTAATCGTTATGAGTTTTCCATTATCTAATGATGATGTATTGTTAGTGTCTTGTGAAAAAGAGACTGATTTTGGAAAAATTCCATTTAAAATTTTAAAAATTATTGAACCACTTAAAAAAACCCCTATGAAGACATTTTGA
- a CDS encoding RDD family protein, which translates to MSSEIILAKWSDRFFAWLIDFIIISSISTATIFAVFGNIDYEFEEEMFWAENTQYIPTSIIFFVYWTVLEYKTGQTIGKKILNLKSTDIDGKTPSLKGVLISSFGKSFLLPFDVVLGWILTNQKRQRIFNKLGDTLVVKIKESQDASDITYQKD; encoded by the coding sequence ATGTCATCAGAGATTATTCTTGCAAAATGGTCAGACAGATTCTTTGCATGGTTGATTGATTTTATCATAATATCATCCATTTCAACTGCGACAATCTTTGCAGTTTTTGGAAATATAGATTATGAATTTGAAGAAGAGATGTTTTGGGCAGAAAACACACAATACATTCCAACAAGCATCATATTTTTTGTTTATTGGACAGTTTTAGAATACAAAACAGGCCAAACAATTGGCAAGAAAATCCTCAATCTAAAAAGCACAGACATAGATGGTAAAACTCCAAGTTTGAAAGGTGTTTTGATCAGTAGTTTTGGAAAATCATTTTTGCTTCCATTTGATGTTGTTTTGGGATGGATTTTGACTAATCAGAAAAGACAAAGAATATTCAATAAACTAGGGGACACTTTGGTTGTAAAAATCAAAGAGTCTCAAGATGCGTCAGACATCACATATCAAAAGGATTAG